aaaaaaagattagaaagttttaaaaaaaataatcaaaatttataatttttaatctacaagggcattttggtcagttctctataaaaaaatggatgaaaacctaactgattggattaattgttagacgatcgttaaaagtagggagtatttgtattattttttaaacaaccaGGGGGTATTCGTATACCAAATCTTAAAAGAGGTTGtcgtaatttactctttttttatctaataattataattcaaaaataatattttatcaaattacacATTCCTaactttatatgtatattacataACCCTCTTATAAACTTACTATTGAATTCAACAAACTTGCTCGTGGAGTGAAGCAGACTGAAATTTGAGCATTAACAACATTTAGTTATGTTTTAAGGTAAACTAACGAGCTACTttaaagtttgacataattataaatacttctttattgtttgaaaaattaccaatactcTTGATTTTAACGATCGTCAAGCCAATTCTCAATGTTAGgtaagttttcattcattttttttatggtgaattcAGAAAGCGCCCTcgtggattataaattatgattctgaatttttgtttttatagcttaagtggataattctttttacaatttttgaagtttttcatGCAcctcatttgaatttttaatatttgaaaaaaaaaaaataaggacaAAGTAACGaggagtattcataattatgtacATTGACTATTAGAGTAAGGAAAGTGTACTTAAACATGGTGTAGACTACAATCCAGTGATGATGCTGGATATGTCTGTGCAGGTTTGTCTTAATGTATGCTGTCGGAGCTGGTCCGGTCCCTGGTCTTTTACTCCCAGAAATCTTTCCCAGCCGAATAAGAGCTAAAGCCATGGCAGTTTCTATGGCAGTGCATTGGGTAATTGATCGTAACACTAACAGAAACTAGCTTCGTCTTCAGCCATCCCGTAAAGGATAACAGCTAAAACTGGTTGCAGCATTCATATCTTATCGAATCTCTGCTCTCTTTTCAGGTGCTGAACTTCTTCGTCGGCTTGTTGTTCCTGCGTTTGCTCGACGTAATGGGGCCTGGTCCGTTGTACTCGACGTTTGGTGCATTCTGCTTGTTGGCAGTGGTGTTTGTAAAGCGAAACGTGCTGGAAACCAAGGGAAAATCACTTCAGGAAATCGAGATCGCTCTACTTCCTCAGTCTCCGTTTTGACTTGAATCCCAGAAAGTCTGCATCTGTTCATCATTCAGAAGAGGAGACATGATGGATGCAGCTTCTCGTTCCATGATCTATCAGTGTTTTGATTTAGCTGAAATTTACATGATCTTGATGGATGAGTGTGGTATAGGAAAGCGTATCAAGTGTTAAACGCATTTTGGTTCTTGCAGACATAGTTTCGGACGATTTATAGTAACCTTCGtttatatttgacataattacaaatatctctttattgtttaaaaattacaatttattcctTAATTTTAATGTTGGTCTGACAACAAACTCATTCTGCTTAGGTCATCCAATGAACTGATTACAATATctttttggattataaattaatatatttttattgactaaTATACTCCTCGTAACATTTGCTTTGCCTACTcctaataaatttattcaattttaattttgatatttagtaagaatttttacacaaattccACCAACACCCTCCTAATTGTAACATTTGGTAGCATCAAGTATCACAACAATAACATAGAAAATTAGCAACAAAAAtctagtaataattttttaatataattttttatgttgtcacactaatgaatttcaaaattttaatagtgatagttattttgttaaaattataattagcaaaaattagtgataaaatattatgcattaaattataattataaataattagcgACACACGTATAATGACAACAATCACTTATTGTTACTATATTtgtattgatattataaatgtgtCATTAACTATCTATAGCGACAACTTTATGAACAATTTTTATCGGTAGGGGGCATACAAGTTTGACagtctatattatttaagtataCTAACAAGAGGCAGTATTGCGcatagtctatatatatttattttattttctaaatatttagttttttataatataagtaCATATAAGTATAAACATATGCTAGATGAAAAGTTTTTATTACCTATGAAtcaaaattatggtaaataattattattaatcatgtgttcaagaaaaaaatattattattcatgaTTAAACACAAATCAAAGCAAAACTTTAGACTTTTCgctataaaaattattttttgtcatgataaatattttaactacaTTCGCAACGATTTGGAGTGGGCGtttgaatatgaaaattattttatatcatgataaatattttaaaaattcgcAAATCCACGATTAGGAGTGAACATTTGGATCGAATTTCGGGGAGTATCCCTCTACCCAAATTAATCAATCGGGTCAtcgatattaaaaaaaaaaagaaattatttttctttcatttctcATCCTCTCAATCTTTTTATTCTTCCCCTTTGTTCATATCTTGTTCTTCTTAACTCccaataaaaatccatttttttattctttttatttttctcttattctcacaatttatatttctaaaaagtCCTAAATGtaggtaaaataaatttatcaaagtgttcaatatttaatttttctatattttttattttattttgtctattttctcatttcattgTTTAGTagattgaaattataaatttttagtttttactatactaaataattgaaatagtATATTAggatatttattaattatataaacttcaaactaaattttaataaataaaaaaaagtaatttcttGAAACAAAAACAGAGGCTTGGGGTACCTGAGTGGGATACCCGATTAGGCCGATTTAATTGAGTACATAAAGTTATAGATATATGTAAATCTTGGATCGAAATCGTGTAGCTAAAATACGAATCCAATAGGTATCCAACCCGACGCCCACCCTGACCTATAGTCAAAATCCGATGTGTActcataattgattattatttactataattatttatttttaattatgataattaaccataattaaatattaaatttattttagtgtaaatacaaacttcaaattattgtaaaaaatacaattaacgATTACTATTGGTTAATTACTAACAGTAAaacgaactaaaattaaatttaaaaccaaaaacaCATATCAACTCGAagcaaaaagtaaaataacataggtaaaattttcaaaaaataatataatttttaaaatgccaATCTATTTGCCACAAGACCTTCATCGTCCCCgttgtaaaattttgaattatctttCGGCATCTTGACAACTGTTATTACTGTCTGAATTCCCCAGACCATGCATCTTAGATGCTGTTCTTTGTATCAAAACTCACTCTGATGGGGGTAGATTTGCATATGGTCCTAGCTTGTGAGCAGATTCAGATTCTGGAATATCATGTTCCCACGTAAGTCATAGATTTGAGAATGTATAAACATGTTTTCTTACTGGACTCGACGCATTAACAGCTTAACTTGTCAAAGTACTGTTCTATTCATGTACTTGAGAAAAGGCACGGCGAGTCATAAGAAATTTACTACCACAAATGGCTGCAGATGCATAGAACTTGCTTATTTATAGCATTCACAGAAATCATTTTCGTCAGTATCACTATTCACAATGTCATATAGCAGGAAACACCGAAGAACGAAACTGAGTTATCAAAGAGGTAAGGTTGACAGATCATTCCGGAGGAATAGTTATATAACCAAGATAAGTGAATAACATAAGCAACATGAAAATCCATTAGCCGGTTGGATTTTTAATGGGGCAAGACATTTCAGAAGAACCATAgttaataattagaaaatgtTTATCAAGAGCTAGACAGAGATGGAGATGGAATCTATTGAGCTCATCATAGCAGACCGGACTCTGGAGAGTGCTCTCCTGTTTTGTTAATTCGGATTGCACCCAAACCATGGACTCGTGCACAGATAGAAacccagaaaaagaaaaacggaAAAATGAACAGTACTAAATTTCGGTGGCATTACCAGGTGTCCTCATTTTCCGTGTCTCACTCGGCCTGCCGAGAAACGTAAATAACTATATCTCATGTCTGAGGGCGAGTAGAGTAGGCTATTAGTAGATGGCCACagttttctttataaattcttGCATATGATAGTATTTCATTCTCTTTTCAAATTCCAGAAGCCAACTGATTGATGAACGCTGAAAATATACGTGTAACATCTAAAGCCTATATCTCCATTGAATCAAGGCACGCTCTTGCCAATCAACATTAAGTGAACCGGATTGAAAAACCATTATCTGTGGTTGTGATGTGTGATGAACCAAAATCATCAAAGTCAGAATCTGAATCAAAATCCTTATAATCATTCCACTCAACAGAGGAATCCTCATCCTGGATCCCATGTCTAGAGGGGATCCTCAACTCAGACAGAGGAACTGGTAAGGGTTCTTCATTCAAGTACTTGTCATGAAGCAATTCCATTGCAGTAGCTCTATTTGCTGGGTCAAAACATAATAGCTTTCTCACAAGAAGAACCTCATCAGGAGATCGATTTGGAAGACATGCTTCCAGACCAACAGGTTTTTCTACTTTACCAAATGAAATTATCTTGTAATCAGGAAGTCGGACACAACCAGGCCATACTTCATCCGTCAAATTGCCCAGAATGCTGAAAATTTTGCCCAGCTGATCAATATCAGAATTGCCTGGGAATAGTGGTTCGAGGCTCAAAAGCTCTGCAAAGATACAACCAACTGACCACAGATCAGTCTCTAGCCCATAATTTGTAGAACCATAAAGTAGCTCGGGGGCTCTAAACCACCGAGTTCCAACACAGGAGGTAAGGGGACCATTCCCATCAATACGACCCTCCTCAGCTTCATAAGAATAAGTTTGCTGGAAAGGATCCTCTACATCACTCGCGGCACAAGTGGCAAGACAAGAAGTAGCTCCATCATGAGTCGTACTGTCTTCATCAATATCGCCAGAAAAGTCATTAATTCTTACACCATAAGGTTCCATACCACATTTTTCACTACCCAGTTCTGCACGCTCTCCAATCAACTGACTATCTAATGGAGGAACAGCTTCAGCTGGTCGGGCAAAAGCCGTTTGACTTGAAGAAGGCTGCTGATCAAACTGATTATAGGCATCACCATCAACAAATACAGGTGCTAGAAGTATCCTAGCCTGAACAGAGAACTAAATGATTACATTGATGTGCCATAGATGACTCTAGGAACcataagaaaaagtaaaatgaaGCTCATAATGAGTATTTTCAGGCATTTATGACACAGAATGACAGaattatgagataatataAGTCATAGACCAGTTATGCCTGCAATTGAGCAAACACTTCACAATCTTTTACAACCCAAATAAGTACTCACCTAAAGAATTTTATCCAATGCAGCACTCACCAATAATGATTCTCAACAGGACTCTTGCTCATCTATAAGTAACCCTAAGAACTAACAAAAGTTACCACCAAACCAACTAAATGGCTTTCTTATCTATCATTTTCAACTACAGTAACTTGTTACTTTAAATGCAATAGTCTGAATATATTCTAAagtaaatttgatcaaacatCTCCGGAAGATCCTATACAAGTTTGGGAAGATGATGGGTCCTAAAGCTGGTGTCTGTATACacgataatatttttaaccaAGATGCTTCAAGAACTTTGATGATTTTACATGTTCAGATTCCAGAAGTAAGATACAAACTCCTCTATGGTGCTGAATGAAGTTTCAGTGACAAAAGTGGCAATTAATTGCAACAAAGATGAAGTACTGAGTTTAACTACGGCTACCAAGTAACAGCACACTCAAAAAGATGACTTAATCTCATTCAAAATGTAGCAGTCAGAAAGGATATAAACCTAGATGCTTCAATAAGATGGATGGTTGCCTGTCCTTTAATTCTGCCTGTTTCAAAGATTTTTTATTGGCCAAGTTAGGAATTGAATATGTCCGTTTGGATgatcctttttctttgatatgACAGATTATTCAACTTTCCTATCCTACTCATAGTAGTACTAATGTTACTAGTACAGACATCAATGTCTCTCCTCTATAAGATATGATGGAAATTGACTAGCCCACCAACATATTAGCATCCAGTATTTTAGAAATTCAGAGAGTGACAGGAACAACTACCAAAAAAGCAAGAGAGTGCTGAAACAAGAATGGCTTGATTAACATTGTCCTACAGCTTGGATAAGCATGAGTTCCAAAAACAAGGTCACATGCAAATGATAGTATAATACATGTGAAACCATTCAAAAAGAGTGTTGCAAAGTATCTTACATGACATTGAATAAAGAGCCAAAGATCTCATCTTAAAACTGCAATGCTCAACTGAATAAGATCGACACCAGTAGAGGAAAGATTCACAAATCTAGTTCAATCTTAGGTGCGGCAGGTGGAGAAGGGCATGAGTATGTCAAGAAAGTGTTTTCCTATAGTTCAGCATTAGAAGGTGTAAGTTTATTGAAGATCACCGCAAACCACCCCTTTCTTGCCCTACCTACTCCAGAGTACAATGTAGAAGGTTATAAATCTCTACTTTCTTATCAGGTTCCCTACAGGACATCATCATTTCTTTCACAATACCTTACTTTTCATTGTTATAGAGTCAAAGATGATTCTCAACATGGGAATGAGTGACCGTTATGTAATGAAGTTTCTTTGGACGGAAAGGATGAACTTTTAGAACAGTACCAGGCACTACGCCCAGTTGCACAAGAGTTGCAATCATCTCTGTACTAAAGCCAGAATGAAACGTGAgcttagtaaattattaatgtcttttaagaaattcaaaacACTCGATCTCAgttgtcaaaataaattgtggATGAcataattatcttattttagcCAATGTCTCACAGTTGGCCATTGCAGTCTTCTTGAACTATGCCTCATTGTAAATGGATGAAGATTTATCCTACATTACAAATTTGATGGCTAGCAGTGTTGATACGAGCATTTTGAAATAGATCTAAAGATTAAAGAATCAATTTGACGCAAACCTTAGACTCTACAACTGTTTCAACCAGAAAATGGGAATTGACTGGATGATTCAAAATCCACGGTTTCACCTTTACCATCATTTGGTTTAGACAGGGCACTTACAGTACAGCCTAAAGAAACCTCACTCACACTATCTTCACGGCTCTTGttgtttctttaaaataaCTTCCTTTTCCATCATCAAATATCCCCAACTATCAATACATAATTTGATCCCATATAGATTGCTTATTCTAGGTCAGACAAACAACAATAGTACCTACTTCAAATTTAACAAGACATGACAATTAGCAACTCCTCTAGACTCTACTGCACGGAAGCATCCTTTACGGAAACATAAATGTATTTGTGCTTCAATTCTCAAATGAGACCATAAACATCTCAATCTAATGGCTTAGAAGATATTTTTCCTTTACCAATGTTCTACAAGATGTATGAGAGACAATGCCACATAAGGTCCATAGATGAAGCAATTCAATCCAAAGAGCTGTTCTTTCCAACATCCTTGGTGCATCACACAAGCTCAAAAGCAAGGCGTAAAGATAACATACCccatattatatatcaagCTCATTTGTAAAACGCAATATAGCAAATACAAGGAAACAGAAGAATAGAAACTAATCCCCAGAAAAAGCACATTCGCTTATGATGACAATGAAAACACATGACGAAGAACGGGTGCCCCAAATTGACTTCCTGGGAGTATCTATAAAAAGCACAAGCgcaataaaaagaagaaacactAAGGAAAGCGATACTAACTACACAGACCTGCCCAAAATCGGCGATTTTGAGAAGCCCCTCTGCAGAAATCAGCAAATTTGAAGGCTTCAAATCCCTATGAACAATGGAATTACGATGGCACACGTCCAGCCCCCGCAGAATCTGCACCATCCAACGCTTCACCTCCCCTAAACTGATCCCACCCTCCCACTCCTTCTTGGCAGCCTTTATCACGGCGGCCAAATCCGTGGGCAAGTACTCGAGCACCAACACGGCATCCTCGTCCTCTCTCCAGAAGTACTCGTGCAAGACTATGATGTTGGGGCAATTTTGGAGGGTTTGAAGTGCCTCGATTTCCCGGAAGGCTGACTGGTAGTCGTGAACTTCCTTGAGTGCAACGGTGAGAGAGTCGGAGCGGCGTCGGGCTCTGTAGACATCGGAGTACGCACCGGAGCCCACACGCTCCAAGATTTCGTACTTTGAGGTGATCTCGCGGCGGGTATAGATGCTCCAGCTCTTCGATGGTGGAGAAGGTGGATGCTCCTCCATTTTAGTTTAAGATATACAATCGGGATGGAATGGGTTTCGATTCGAATCCATGGCTTTTATTTGGTGCAGAAAAAGATAgggaaattatatattttttccacctaattatgattatttttatattttagtatctaattctttttttgtataattttatgattttaatttaaaaaaataatgcacTTTATCATTTGTacctattttttcattaaattttttttaactaaaaaatattatatataatgtacaTGTGATATTCAAGGGTTATgtaaagtgatttttttttgcatatgtATAACATGTGACATTTTCCcaacagaaaaataataaaaaaaaaatagtcatatatgataaagtgcacatttaataaaattgagataataaattgaccaaaaaaaaaaaattatagatactaaaatacaaaaacagtTATAGTtcatatgacaaatataatttacacaaaaatatatgacAAGAGGATGTCACGTGCGTTTTTGTTCTTGCACGTGTTCctgattgtaatttttgatATAGGAGGGGAAAAAACAGCTATCCCCTACCTTCCATAATAAtggaaaatttattaatacttAGCTTTAGAACTATATTCGATTCTTgtgcataattattttttattaatttatttattaaattgaaaaaataaaaatatgaaatgaatAATGAGTCAAAACtcataaaatcaattattttgaaatttgtattgatatatgtagtaatttttaatctaagccaaataataaatttgatacaaATTCAAGCGAACGAATTAGGCCCCATCCACTCACTCGATAGACCCAAAACCTATTAGGCCCAATACAATGGATAGGTTGCAAAGGTAACAAGCCAAAATGATCTAAATTCTGCTGTCCTGTTGACATGACAACACTTAAAAACAAGTCCAGTACCACCAGGTTCAATGCCATCCACCTCGGCCGCCTTATCGATCATATTCTCGGCCATATCACCCTAAAAAGCTTACTGTAGGGACTTTAGTGTTAGATAGATCATGCGAATTGAAGATCCAAGTAACTAACATCCCTAAA
The nucleotide sequence above comes from Sesamum indicum cultivar Zhongzhi No. 13 linkage group LG11, S_indicum_v1.0, whole genome shotgun sequence. Encoded proteins:
- the LOC105173530 gene encoding cyclin-dependent kinase F-1 codes for the protein MEEHPPSPPSKSWSIYTRREITSKYEILERVGSGAYSDVYRARRRSDSLTVALKEVHDYQSAFREIEALQTLQNCPNIIVLHEYFWREDEDAVLVLEYLPTDLAAVIKAAKKEWEGGISLGEVKRWMVQILRGLDVCHRNSIVHRDLKPSNLLISAEGLLKIADFGQARILLAPVFVDGDAYNQFDQQPSSSQTAFARPAEAVPPLDSQLIGERAELGSEKCGMEPYGVRINDFSGDIDEDSTTHDGATSCLATCAASDVEDPFQQTYSYEAEEGRIDGNGPLTSCVGTRWFRAPELLYGSTNYGLETDLWSVGCIFAELLSLEPLFPGNSDIDQLGKIFSILGNLTDEVWPGCVRLPDYKIISFGKVEKPVGLEACLPNRSPDEVLLVRKLLCFDPANRATAMELLHDKYLNEEPLPVPLSELRIPSRHGIQDEDSSVEWNDYKDFDSDSDFDDFGSSHITTTDNGFSIRFT